One genomic window of Melitaea cinxia chromosome 10, ilMelCinx1.1, whole genome shotgun sequence includes the following:
- the LOC123657059 gene encoding L-xylulose reductase-like, translated as MYKYFEGKRILITGGCQGIGKGTVLELWRFGAKVVALSQQADNLEALKREVPSVEIACVDLRDWPKTRQVVDSLGIFDGLVNCAGYIHNEPFLECSPEAFDATMNVNVKAILNVSQIVAKKMIENGIKGSIVNISSQVSKAAIKDHLAYAASKGAVDSMTRIMALELGPHGIRVNTINPTVIMTELGRRAWADPEKAQAFLSKIPLGRFGEVQEAVNAIVFLLSDNASMINGVQLPVDGGFLAT; from the exons atgtataaatattttgaaggaaaaagaatattaataacGGGAGGATGTCAAG GTATAGGAAAAGGAACAGTTTTAGAATTGTGGCGGTTCGGTGCTAAAGTAGTCGCACTGTCACAGCAAGCGGACAATTTAGAAGCATTGAAAAGAGAAGTTCCTTCTGTAGAAATTGCTTGCGTTGACCTTCGAGACTGGCCCAAGACACGGCAAGTGGTCGATTCTCTGGGCATTTTCGACGGATTAGTCAACTGTGCAGGATATATTCACAATGAACCATTTTTAGAGTGCTCTCCGGAAGCTTTTGATGC AACTATGAATGTTAATGTGAAAGCTATCCTGAACGTCAGCCAGATTGTAGCAAAGAAAATGATAGAAAATGGCATAAAAGGCTCCATAGTCAATATATCTTCTCAAGTGTCAAAA GCGGCAATAAAGGATCACTTAGCGTACGCTGCGTCCAAAGGTGCCGTAGATTCTATGACACGTATTATGGCTCTTGAACTAGGTCCTCATGGAATAAGGGTAAATACGATCAACCCGACAGTCATTATGACGGAATTGGGCAGGCGAGCTTGGGCAGATCCTGAGAAAGCGCAAGCGTTCCTCTCAAAAATACCACTGGGCAG ATTCGGCGAAGTCCAAGAAGCTGTGAACGCAATCGTGTTTCTTCTCAGTGACAATGCTAGTATGATTAATGGAGTTCAGCTGCCTGTGGATGGAGGTTTTCTTGCAACATAA